A genomic segment from Lutzomyia longipalpis isolate SR_M1_2022 chromosome 3, ASM2433408v1 encodes:
- the LOC129793069 gene encoding sialin-like isoform X1: protein MDKDTPEITPFRTSERMEDAKLPFWRKRRYHVVVMIFLGFIFLYTLRVNLSVAVVAMTQTRNVTLEDGTVVEEQGFDWNSKQQGLILSAYFYGSITTHLLGGYLGTRFGGHLVFGISVVVCSVMDLLMPVLAKSHLALFVAARIIQGIFGGISFPSVMAIWSKWAPVYERSSMGNVTYTGIYIGGIIALLLSGVLAVKWGWESIFYFFGSLSFLWYIVWIFVVKASPEVDPFITDAEKRYILSSLGDSKKGKDIVHPWKDIFTSAPVWAIIVADLTAMWGTFTLLTQLPMFLSDTLHFDMDTTGIMSSIPYIALVCMLFVAGFLADWIQVKGYLRTGQIRRYFTGIPYLLQMVFMFLTAYTTNPTLCVVFITIGTAVGAFPWSGYVVSGLDIAPSHVSVITGFCGTLSTLAGIISPTLMGFIVTDKTREQWQIVFYISAGIYLFGAIFSLIFISGKLQPWAKIDQEKLALKKLEALSDEKN from the exons ATGGATAAAGATACGCCGGAAATAAc GCCTTTCAGGACATCCGAACGTATGGAAGATGCTAAACTTCCCTTCTGGAGGAAACGTCGTTACCACGTTGTAGTCATGATCTTCTTGGGATTCATCTTTCTCTATACCCTTCGTGTGAATCTCAGTGTTGCCGTTGTGGCAATGACTCAAACACGGAACGTAACGCTGGAAGATGGTACAGTCGTTGAAGAACAAGGCTTTGATTGGAATTCCAAGCAGCAGGGACTTATCCTCAGTGCTTATTTCTACGGTTCCATAACGACACATCTTCTAGGTGGTTATTTAGGAACACGTTTTGGTGGTCATTTG gTATTTGGCATAAGTGTTGTGGTTTGTTCAGTAATGGACTTACTTATGCCAGTTCTAGCTAAATCACATTTAGCATTGTTTGTTGCAGCTAGGATAATTCAAGGAATTTTCGGG ggCATATCCTTCCCGTCCGTGATGGCTATTTGGTCAAAATGGGCTCCTGTTTACGAAAGATCCTCAATGGGAAATGTAACGTACACTGGAATATATATCGGAGGAATTATTGCATTACTTCTATCTGGCGTTTTAGCTGTTAAATGGGGATGGGAGAGCATATTCTACTTCTTCG gcTCATTATCATTTCTTTGGTACATTGTATGGATATTTGTGGTAAAAGCAAGCCCAGAAGTTGATCCTTTTATAACGGATGCTGAGAAAAGGTACATCCTCTCCAGTCTTGGGGATAGTAAGAAGGGAAAGGATATCGTACATCCGTGGAAGGATATTTTTACATCAGCACCCGTTTGGGCAATTATTGTGGCCGATCTTACAGCAATGTGGGGTACTTTTACTCTCTTAACTCAGCTACCAATGTTTCTCAGTG atACTCTGCATTTTGATATGGACACAACGGGAATTATGTCGTCTATTCCCTACATAGCATTGGTCTGTATGTTATTCGTTGCTGGCTTTCTTGCTGATTGGATTCAGGTGAAAGGATACCTGCGTACAGGACAGATTCGTCGTTACTTCACTGGTATTCCTTACCTGCTCCAAATGGTATTTATGTTCCTTACGGCCTACACAACAAATCCCACCCTCTGTGTTGTCTTCATCACTATCGGTACAGCAGTTGGGGCCTTTCCCTGGTCAGGCTACGTAGTTAGTGGTCTGGACATTGCCCCAAGCCATGTGTCAGTCATTACAGGCTTTTGTGGGACACTTTCAACCCTCGCGGGCATCATTAGTCCCACCCTAATGGGATTTATTGTTACCGACAAAACACGCGAGCAGTGGCAAATTGTCTTTTATATTTCAGctgggatttatttatttggtgcaatttttagtttaattttcattagcGGGAAATTGCAACCATGGGCTAAGATTGATCAGGAGAAATTGGCACTAAAAAAGCTAGAAGCATTATctgatgagaaaaattaa
- the LOC129793069 gene encoding sialin-like isoform X2, whose amino-acid sequence MDKDTPEITTSERMEDAKLPFWRKRRYHVVVMIFLGFIFLYTLRVNLSVAVVAMTQTRNVTLEDGTVVEEQGFDWNSKQQGLILSAYFYGSITTHLLGGYLGTRFGGHLVFGISVVVCSVMDLLMPVLAKSHLALFVAARIIQGIFGGISFPSVMAIWSKWAPVYERSSMGNVTYTGIYIGGIIALLLSGVLAVKWGWESIFYFFGSLSFLWYIVWIFVVKASPEVDPFITDAEKRYILSSLGDSKKGKDIVHPWKDIFTSAPVWAIIVADLTAMWGTFTLLTQLPMFLSDTLHFDMDTTGIMSSIPYIALVCMLFVAGFLADWIQVKGYLRTGQIRRYFTGIPYLLQMVFMFLTAYTTNPTLCVVFITIGTAVGAFPWSGYVVSGLDIAPSHVSVITGFCGTLSTLAGIISPTLMGFIVTDKTREQWQIVFYISAGIYLFGAIFSLIFISGKLQPWAKIDQEKLALKKLEALSDEKN is encoded by the exons ATGGATAAAGATACGCCGGAAATAAc GACATCCGAACGTATGGAAGATGCTAAACTTCCCTTCTGGAGGAAACGTCGTTACCACGTTGTAGTCATGATCTTCTTGGGATTCATCTTTCTCTATACCCTTCGTGTGAATCTCAGTGTTGCCGTTGTGGCAATGACTCAAACACGGAACGTAACGCTGGAAGATGGTACAGTCGTTGAAGAACAAGGCTTTGATTGGAATTCCAAGCAGCAGGGACTTATCCTCAGTGCTTATTTCTACGGTTCCATAACGACACATCTTCTAGGTGGTTATTTAGGAACACGTTTTGGTGGTCATTTG gTATTTGGCATAAGTGTTGTGGTTTGTTCAGTAATGGACTTACTTATGCCAGTTCTAGCTAAATCACATTTAGCATTGTTTGTTGCAGCTAGGATAATTCAAGGAATTTTCGGG ggCATATCCTTCCCGTCCGTGATGGCTATTTGGTCAAAATGGGCTCCTGTTTACGAAAGATCCTCAATGGGAAATGTAACGTACACTGGAATATATATCGGAGGAATTATTGCATTACTTCTATCTGGCGTTTTAGCTGTTAAATGGGGATGGGAGAGCATATTCTACTTCTTCG gcTCATTATCATTTCTTTGGTACATTGTATGGATATTTGTGGTAAAAGCAAGCCCAGAAGTTGATCCTTTTATAACGGATGCTGAGAAAAGGTACATCCTCTCCAGTCTTGGGGATAGTAAGAAGGGAAAGGATATCGTACATCCGTGGAAGGATATTTTTACATCAGCACCCGTTTGGGCAATTATTGTGGCCGATCTTACAGCAATGTGGGGTACTTTTACTCTCTTAACTCAGCTACCAATGTTTCTCAGTG atACTCTGCATTTTGATATGGACACAACGGGAATTATGTCGTCTATTCCCTACATAGCATTGGTCTGTATGTTATTCGTTGCTGGCTTTCTTGCTGATTGGATTCAGGTGAAAGGATACCTGCGTACAGGACAGATTCGTCGTTACTTCACTGGTATTCCTTACCTGCTCCAAATGGTATTTATGTTCCTTACGGCCTACACAACAAATCCCACCCTCTGTGTTGTCTTCATCACTATCGGTACAGCAGTTGGGGCCTTTCCCTGGTCAGGCTACGTAGTTAGTGGTCTGGACATTGCCCCAAGCCATGTGTCAGTCATTACAGGCTTTTGTGGGACACTTTCAACCCTCGCGGGCATCATTAGTCCCACCCTAATGGGATTTATTGTTACCGACAAAACACGCGAGCAGTGGCAAATTGTCTTTTATATTTCAGctgggatttatttatttggtgcaatttttagtttaattttcattagcGGGAAATTGCAACCATGGGCTAAGATTGATCAGGAGAAATTGGCACTAAAAAAGCTAGAAGCATTATctgatgagaaaaattaa
- the LOC129793068 gene encoding vesicular glutamate transporter 1-like isoform X2, whose amino-acid sequence MVSNSAKDEDGRIEETTNAHQLEDSKVPFWRKRRYHLVLMVFLGLFNLYTLRINLSVAIVAMTKKNNVTLDNETIVEEQEFEFDSKQEGLILSSFFYGYIATQLVGGYLGSRFGGHLGIVPPSIMVIWSKWAPFYERSLMGNVAFTGGYIGTGVAMLLSGVLAVSWGWESIFYFFGSVGCLWYICWLFVIKESPEVDPFITEAEKKYIMTSIGDSDKMISHPWKDIFTSPPVWAIVVANLTAMWGAYTLLTQLPMFLNDTLDFDLDTTGYVSGIPFIAVVGFLFISGYLADWVRVKGYLRTGQVRRYWNCVAFIVQMAFILLTAFATDPIVSMVYITLAVAASAFPWSGYAVNGLDLAPSHASIIFGLSNTFGTLSGIVSPIVMGHIVTDKTREQWQIVFFITASIYLCGAIFCWFFVRGTLQPWAKIDQEKLAAKKKELENDKMESAEN is encoded by the exons atGGTCAGCAATTCAGCAAAGGATGAAGATGGCAGGATCGAGGAAACGAC GAATGCCCATCAATTAGAAGACTCTAAAGTGCCATTCTGGAGGAAACGTCGCTATCATCTCGTTCTTATGGTCTTCCTCGGATTATTCAATCTCTACACCTTGAGGATTAATCTTAGTGTAGCTATTGTGGCGATGACTAAGAAAAACAACGTAACTCTGGACAATGAAACGATCGTTGAAGAGcaagaatttgaatttgattcAAAGCAGGAAGGACTCATCCTCAGTTCCTTCTTCTATGGCTACATAGCGACGCAACTTGTGGGAGGATACTTAGGATCTAGATTCGGAGGACATTTG gGTATTGTTCCTCCATCAATTATGGTCATTTGGTCAAAATGGGCACCATTTTATGAGAGATCCTTAATGGGAAATGTCGCCTTCACAGGAGGCTACATTGGAACAGGCGTGGCGATGCTCCTTTCGGGTGTTTTAGCTGTTTCATGGGGTTGGGAGAgtattttttacttcttcg gATCAGTAGGATGTCTCTGGTACATTTGTTGGctttttgtgataaaagaaAGTCCAGAAGTTGATCCCTTTATAACAGAAGCAGAGAAAAAGTACATTATGACAAGCATTGGGGATTCAGATAAAATGATTTCACATCCTTGGAAGGATATTTTCACATCACCACCAGTTTGGGCAATTGTCGTGGCGAATTTAACTGCAATGTGGGGTGCATATACACTTTTAACGCAACTTCCAATGTTCCTCAATG ATACATTGGACTTTGATTTGGACACAACAGGATATGTGTCAGGAATACCCTTCATAGCTGTGGTTggttttctcttcatttcgGGATATTTAGCAGATTGGGTGCGTGTTAAGGGTTACCTCAGAACGGGTCAAGTACGTCGGTATTGGAATTGTGTTGCCTTCATAGTTCAAATGGCTTTCATACTCCTAACTGCCTTTGCAACGGATCCAATTGTAAGCATGGTCTACATAACACTCGCCGTAGCTGCTAGTGCTTTTCCTTGGTCGGGGTATGCTGTCAACGGATTGGATTTAGCTCCCAGTCATGCTTCCATCATTTTTGGCTTATCAAATACATTCGGAACTCTCTCTGGGATCGTTAGTCCCATAGTTATGGGACACATAGTTACAGACAAGACACGAGAACAGTGGCAGATTGTCTTCTTCATAACAGCCAGTATCTATCTGTGTGGAGCAATCTTCTGTTGGTTCTTCGTAAGAGGTACCCTACAACCCTGGGCGAAGATTGACCAAGAAAAATTAGCAGCAAAAAAGAAGGAATTGGAAAATGATAAGATGGAATCTGCCGAAAACTGA
- the LOC129793068 gene encoding vesicular glutamate transporter 1-like isoform X1 — protein sequence MVSNSAKDEDGRIEETTNAHQLEDSKVPFWRKRRYHLVLMVFLGLFNLYTLRINLSVAIVAMTKKNNVTLDNETIVEEQEFEFDSKQEGLILSSFFYGYIATQLVGGYLGSRFGGHLMFGLGLGLSSLMALLIPVLAKTSLGLFVTARILQGLFGGIVPPSIMVIWSKWAPFYERSLMGNVAFTGGYIGTGVAMLLSGVLAVSWGWESIFYFFGSVGCLWYICWLFVIKESPEVDPFITEAEKKYIMTSIGDSDKMISHPWKDIFTSPPVWAIVVANLTAMWGAYTLLTQLPMFLNDTLDFDLDTTGYVSGIPFIAVVGFLFISGYLADWVRVKGYLRTGQVRRYWNCVAFIVQMAFILLTAFATDPIVSMVYITLAVAASAFPWSGYAVNGLDLAPSHASIIFGLSNTFGTLSGIVSPIVMGHIVTDKTREQWQIVFFITASIYLCGAIFCWFFVRGTLQPWAKIDQEKLAAKKKELENDKMESAEN from the exons atGGTCAGCAATTCAGCAAAGGATGAAGATGGCAGGATCGAGGAAACGAC GAATGCCCATCAATTAGAAGACTCTAAAGTGCCATTCTGGAGGAAACGTCGCTATCATCTCGTTCTTATGGTCTTCCTCGGATTATTCAATCTCTACACCTTGAGGATTAATCTTAGTGTAGCTATTGTGGCGATGACTAAGAAAAACAACGTAACTCTGGACAATGAAACGATCGTTGAAGAGcaagaatttgaatttgattcAAAGCAGGAAGGACTCATCCTCAGTTCCTTCTTCTATGGCTACATAGCGACGCAACTTGTGGGAGGATACTTAGGATCTAGATTCGGAGGACATTTG ATGTTTGGACTTGGTCTTGGACTGTCTTCATTGATGGCATTGCTTATTCCAGTTCTAGCTAAAACTAGTCTAGGTCTATTTGTTACAGCAAGAATCCTTCAAGGACTCTTCGGA gGTATTGTTCCTCCATCAATTATGGTCATTTGGTCAAAATGGGCACCATTTTATGAGAGATCCTTAATGGGAAATGTCGCCTTCACAGGAGGCTACATTGGAACAGGCGTGGCGATGCTCCTTTCGGGTGTTTTAGCTGTTTCATGGGGTTGGGAGAgtattttttacttcttcg gATCAGTAGGATGTCTCTGGTACATTTGTTGGctttttgtgataaaagaaAGTCCAGAAGTTGATCCCTTTATAACAGAAGCAGAGAAAAAGTACATTATGACAAGCATTGGGGATTCAGATAAAATGATTTCACATCCTTGGAAGGATATTTTCACATCACCACCAGTTTGGGCAATTGTCGTGGCGAATTTAACTGCAATGTGGGGTGCATATACACTTTTAACGCAACTTCCAATGTTCCTCAATG ATACATTGGACTTTGATTTGGACACAACAGGATATGTGTCAGGAATACCCTTCATAGCTGTGGTTggttttctcttcatttcgGGATATTTAGCAGATTGGGTGCGTGTTAAGGGTTACCTCAGAACGGGTCAAGTACGTCGGTATTGGAATTGTGTTGCCTTCATAGTTCAAATGGCTTTCATACTCCTAACTGCCTTTGCAACGGATCCAATTGTAAGCATGGTCTACATAACACTCGCCGTAGCTGCTAGTGCTTTTCCTTGGTCGGGGTATGCTGTCAACGGATTGGATTTAGCTCCCAGTCATGCTTCCATCATTTTTGGCTTATCAAATACATTCGGAACTCTCTCTGGGATCGTTAGTCCCATAGTTATGGGACACATAGTTACAGACAAGACACGAGAACAGTGGCAGATTGTCTTCTTCATAACAGCCAGTATCTATCTGTGTGGAGCAATCTTCTGTTGGTTCTTCGTAAGAGGTACCCTACAACCCTGGGCGAAGATTGACCAAGAAAAATTAGCAGCAAAAAAGAAGGAATTGGAAAATGATAAGATGGAATCTGCCGAAAACTGA
- the LOC129793065 gene encoding vesicular glutamate transporter 1-like isoform X1 produces the protein MVNDPTMEGGSKSVEISSAEQLEDSKIPFWKKRRYHVVVMVFLGLFNLYTLRINLSVAIVAMTKKYNVTQDDGTIVEEQEFDFDSKQEGLILSSFFYGYIATQLVGGYLGSRFGGHLMFGIGLGLSAFLALLIPVLAKTHLALFLTARILQGFFGGIVFPSVMVIWSQWAPIFERSLMGNITYTGAYVGTIAAMLLSGVLSVAWGWESIFYFFGSIGCIWYIAWIFVVKASPELDPFISEAEKKYIMTSIGDKGPAKQISHPWKDIFTSPAVWAVVVANFTAMWGFYTLLTQLPMFLNDTLNFNLDTTGFMSAIPYIAMVGLLFVSGYLADWVQIKGYLRTGQVRRYWNCGAFITQMAFMLLTAFATDPVLSMVYITLAVGAGAFPWSGYVVNGLDLAPSHASIIIGLSNTFGTLSGILSPIIMGYIVTDKTREQWQIVFYITAGIYLLGSIFCWFFVRGRLQPWAKIDQEKLAAKNAKYDSDKTTSVQH, from the exons ATGGTCAACGATCCCACAATGGAGGGTGGTAGTAAAAGTGTGGAAATTAG cAGTGCTGAACAGTTGGAGGACTCTAAGATTCCTTTCTGGAAGAAAAGGCGCTACCACGTTGTTGTCATGGTCTTTCTAGGACTGTTTAATCTCTACACCTTGAGGATTAATCTTAGTGTAGCTATTGTGGCCATGACTAAGAAATACAACGTTACCCAAGACGATGGAACGATCGTTGAAGAGcaagaatttgattttgattcaaaGCAGGAAGGACTCATCCTCAGTTCCTTCTTCTATGGCTACATAGCGACGCAACTTGTGGGAGGATATCTTGGATCTAGATTTGGGGGACATttg atgTTCGGGATTGGACTTGGACTATCAGCTTTCTTAGCTCTGCTAATTCCAGTTCTGGCTAAAACTCACCTTGCCCTGTTTCTCACAGCAAGGATTCTTCAAGGATTTTTCGGG GGTATTGTTTTTCCCTCAGTAATGGTCATTTGGTCACAATGGGCTCCCATCTTTGAAAGATCCCTAATGGGGAATATTACCTACACAGGAGCCTATGTTGGAACAATAGCTGCTATGCTTCTTTCTGGAGTCCTAAGCGTTGCGTGGGGATGGGAAAGCATCTTTTACTTCTTcg GTTCAATTGGATGTATTTGGTACATTGCATGGATTTTCGTGGTAAAAGCAAGTCCAGAACTAGATCCTTTCATCTCAGAAGCCGAAAAGAAGTACATCATGACAAGTATTGGCGATAAAGGACCTGCAAAACAGATTTCTCATCCTTGGAAGGATATTTTCACATCACCAGCAGTTTGGGCTGTCGTTGTAGCAAATTTTACAGCCATGTGGGGCTTTTACACACTTCTAACTCAGCTTCCTATGTTCCTCAATG ATACCCTAAACTTCAACCTTGATACAACAGGATTTATGTCTGCTATACCCTACATTGCAATGGTTGGTCTCCTGTTTGTTTCCGGCTACCTAGCAGACTGGGTTCAGATTAAGGGTTACCTAAGAACAGGTCAAGTTCGCAGATATTGGAATTGTGGAGCTTTCATAACTCAAATGGCATTTATGCTCCTAACTGCCTTTGCAACGGATCCTGTTTTAAGTATGGTTTACATAACACTTGCAGTAGGAGCTGGTGCTTTTCCATGGTCAGGATATGTGGTGAATGGGTTGGATTTAGCACCAAGTCATGCCTCCATTATTATTGGCTTATCAAATACATTTGGAACTCTTTCGGGGATTCTTAGCCCAATCATCATGGGATACATTGTGACAGATAAGACTCGAGAACAGTGGCAGATTGTCTTCTACATAACAGCGGGGATTTACCTTCTTGGCTCAATCTTCTGTTGGTTCTTTGTGCGAGGAAGACTCCAACCATGGGCGAAGATTGATCAAGAAAAGCTTGCagctaaaaatgcaaagtatGACAGTGATAAAACGACATCTGTTCAACACTAA
- the LOC129793065 gene encoding vesicular glutamate transporter 1-like isoform X2: MVNDPTMEGGSKSVEISAEQLEDSKIPFWKKRRYHVVVMVFLGLFNLYTLRINLSVAIVAMTKKYNVTQDDGTIVEEQEFDFDSKQEGLILSSFFYGYIATQLVGGYLGSRFGGHLMFGIGLGLSAFLALLIPVLAKTHLALFLTARILQGFFGGIVFPSVMVIWSQWAPIFERSLMGNITYTGAYVGTIAAMLLSGVLSVAWGWESIFYFFGSIGCIWYIAWIFVVKASPELDPFISEAEKKYIMTSIGDKGPAKQISHPWKDIFTSPAVWAVVVANFTAMWGFYTLLTQLPMFLNDTLNFNLDTTGFMSAIPYIAMVGLLFVSGYLADWVQIKGYLRTGQVRRYWNCGAFITQMAFMLLTAFATDPVLSMVYITLAVGAGAFPWSGYVVNGLDLAPSHASIIIGLSNTFGTLSGILSPIIMGYIVTDKTREQWQIVFYITAGIYLLGSIFCWFFVRGRLQPWAKIDQEKLAAKNAKYDSDKTTSVQH; this comes from the exons ATGGTCAACGATCCCACAATGGAGGGTGGTAGTAAAAGTGTGGAAATTAG TGCTGAACAGTTGGAGGACTCTAAGATTCCTTTCTGGAAGAAAAGGCGCTACCACGTTGTTGTCATGGTCTTTCTAGGACTGTTTAATCTCTACACCTTGAGGATTAATCTTAGTGTAGCTATTGTGGCCATGACTAAGAAATACAACGTTACCCAAGACGATGGAACGATCGTTGAAGAGcaagaatttgattttgattcaaaGCAGGAAGGACTCATCCTCAGTTCCTTCTTCTATGGCTACATAGCGACGCAACTTGTGGGAGGATATCTTGGATCTAGATTTGGGGGACATttg atgTTCGGGATTGGACTTGGACTATCAGCTTTCTTAGCTCTGCTAATTCCAGTTCTGGCTAAAACTCACCTTGCCCTGTTTCTCACAGCAAGGATTCTTCAAGGATTTTTCGGG GGTATTGTTTTTCCCTCAGTAATGGTCATTTGGTCACAATGGGCTCCCATCTTTGAAAGATCCCTAATGGGGAATATTACCTACACAGGAGCCTATGTTGGAACAATAGCTGCTATGCTTCTTTCTGGAGTCCTAAGCGTTGCGTGGGGATGGGAAAGCATCTTTTACTTCTTcg GTTCAATTGGATGTATTTGGTACATTGCATGGATTTTCGTGGTAAAAGCAAGTCCAGAACTAGATCCTTTCATCTCAGAAGCCGAAAAGAAGTACATCATGACAAGTATTGGCGATAAAGGACCTGCAAAACAGATTTCTCATCCTTGGAAGGATATTTTCACATCACCAGCAGTTTGGGCTGTCGTTGTAGCAAATTTTACAGCCATGTGGGGCTTTTACACACTTCTAACTCAGCTTCCTATGTTCCTCAATG ATACCCTAAACTTCAACCTTGATACAACAGGATTTATGTCTGCTATACCCTACATTGCAATGGTTGGTCTCCTGTTTGTTTCCGGCTACCTAGCAGACTGGGTTCAGATTAAGGGTTACCTAAGAACAGGTCAAGTTCGCAGATATTGGAATTGTGGAGCTTTCATAACTCAAATGGCATTTATGCTCCTAACTGCCTTTGCAACGGATCCTGTTTTAAGTATGGTTTACATAACACTTGCAGTAGGAGCTGGTGCTTTTCCATGGTCAGGATATGTGGTGAATGGGTTGGATTTAGCACCAAGTCATGCCTCCATTATTATTGGCTTATCAAATACATTTGGAACTCTTTCGGGGATTCTTAGCCCAATCATCATGGGATACATTGTGACAGATAAGACTCGAGAACAGTGGCAGATTGTCTTCTACATAACAGCGGGGATTTACCTTCTTGGCTCAATCTTCTGTTGGTTCTTTGTGCGAGGAAGACTCCAACCATGGGCGAAGATTGATCAAGAAAAGCTTGCagctaaaaatgcaaagtatGACAGTGATAAAACGACATCTGTTCAACACTAA
- the LOC129793065 gene encoding vesicular glutamate transporter 1-like isoform X3, with protein sequence MVFLGLFNLYTLRINLSVAIVAMTKKYNVTQDDGTIVEEQEFDFDSKQEGLILSSFFYGYIATQLVGGYLGSRFGGHLMFGIGLGLSAFLALLIPVLAKTHLALFLTARILQGFFGGIVFPSVMVIWSQWAPIFERSLMGNITYTGAYVGTIAAMLLSGVLSVAWGWESIFYFFGSIGCIWYIAWIFVVKASPELDPFISEAEKKYIMTSIGDKGPAKQISHPWKDIFTSPAVWAVVVANFTAMWGFYTLLTQLPMFLNDTLNFNLDTTGFMSAIPYIAMVGLLFVSGYLADWVQIKGYLRTGQVRRYWNCGAFITQMAFMLLTAFATDPVLSMVYITLAVGAGAFPWSGYVVNGLDLAPSHASIIIGLSNTFGTLSGILSPIIMGYIVTDKTREQWQIVFYITAGIYLLGSIFCWFFVRGRLQPWAKIDQEKLAAKNAKYDSDKTTSVQH encoded by the exons ATGGTCTTTCTAGGACTGTTTAATCTCTACACCTTGAGGATTAATCTTAGTGTAGCTATTGTGGCCATGACTAAGAAATACAACGTTACCCAAGACGATGGAACGATCGTTGAAGAGcaagaatttgattttgattcaaaGCAGGAAGGACTCATCCTCAGTTCCTTCTTCTATGGCTACATAGCGACGCAACTTGTGGGAGGATATCTTGGATCTAGATTTGGGGGACATttg atgTTCGGGATTGGACTTGGACTATCAGCTTTCTTAGCTCTGCTAATTCCAGTTCTGGCTAAAACTCACCTTGCCCTGTTTCTCACAGCAAGGATTCTTCAAGGATTTTTCGGG GGTATTGTTTTTCCCTCAGTAATGGTCATTTGGTCACAATGGGCTCCCATCTTTGAAAGATCCCTAATGGGGAATATTACCTACACAGGAGCCTATGTTGGAACAATAGCTGCTATGCTTCTTTCTGGAGTCCTAAGCGTTGCGTGGGGATGGGAAAGCATCTTTTACTTCTTcg GTTCAATTGGATGTATTTGGTACATTGCATGGATTTTCGTGGTAAAAGCAAGTCCAGAACTAGATCCTTTCATCTCAGAAGCCGAAAAGAAGTACATCATGACAAGTATTGGCGATAAAGGACCTGCAAAACAGATTTCTCATCCTTGGAAGGATATTTTCACATCACCAGCAGTTTGGGCTGTCGTTGTAGCAAATTTTACAGCCATGTGGGGCTTTTACACACTTCTAACTCAGCTTCCTATGTTCCTCAATG ATACCCTAAACTTCAACCTTGATACAACAGGATTTATGTCTGCTATACCCTACATTGCAATGGTTGGTCTCCTGTTTGTTTCCGGCTACCTAGCAGACTGGGTTCAGATTAAGGGTTACCTAAGAACAGGTCAAGTTCGCAGATATTGGAATTGTGGAGCTTTCATAACTCAAATGGCATTTATGCTCCTAACTGCCTTTGCAACGGATCCTGTTTTAAGTATGGTTTACATAACACTTGCAGTAGGAGCTGGTGCTTTTCCATGGTCAGGATATGTGGTGAATGGGTTGGATTTAGCACCAAGTCATGCCTCCATTATTATTGGCTTATCAAATACATTTGGAACTCTTTCGGGGATTCTTAGCCCAATCATCATGGGATACATTGTGACAGATAAGACTCGAGAACAGTGGCAGATTGTCTTCTACATAACAGCGGGGATTTACCTTCTTGGCTCAATCTTCTGTTGGTTCTTTGTGCGAGGAAGACTCCAACCATGGGCGAAGATTGATCAAGAAAAGCTTGCagctaaaaatgcaaagtatGACAGTGATAAAACGACATCTGTTCAACACTAA